Proteins found in one Parasteatoda tepidariorum isolate YZ-2023 chromosome 7, CAS_Ptep_4.0, whole genome shotgun sequence genomic segment:
- the LOC107451698 gene encoding SCAN domain-containing protein 3 encodes MNTKQTSLESFLGKKKRLSKETEEPSTSKKHATFSRQYHESYLKYGFVGTGDSHKPKPLCIVCGDQLSNDAMKPSKLLRHLNAKHPGLKDKPLEYFERKKREHEVQKKFMMATTSIKESALRASYLVANRIAKAKKPFNIGEELILPATKDICREIMGEAAVEKIAHVPLSASTVTRRIEEIAEDIEKQLLERINASPWYALQVDESTDIDSKTVLLVYVRYLYQEDVHEDLLCALSLPTNTTGAELFKSLGGYISKQLKWSFCVGICTDGAAAMTGRLSGLTARIKEVAPESEATHCLIHREVLASRKMSPEFNSVLIDVVKVINYIKAHALNSRLFEQLCEEMDAEYRCLLLYTEIRWLSRGKSLLRVFELREPLQRFLLEKKSPLAAHFSVKLADKVAAFKAKLELWGRRVNRGIFDMFQTLAGILGETEPEDSFSQLVHDHLSLLLKEFERYFPTTKDPRTGKEWIRDPFANKSGESSLSMQEKG; translated from the exons atgaatacaaaacaaaCGTCCTTAGAAAGTTTccttggaaaaaagaaaaggctCAGTAAAGAGACCGAAGAGCCTTCAACATCAAAGAAACATGCAACTTTTAGCAGACAATACCATGAGTCCTACTTGAAGTATGGTTTTGTCGGGACAGGCGATTCACACAAACCAAAACCGCTCTGCATAGTTTGCGGCGATCAACTCTCTAATGATGCAATGAAACCTTCAAAACTTCTTCGCCACTTGAACGCCAAGCACCCTGGATTAAAAGACAAGCCCCTGgagtattttgaaagaaaaaaacgggAACACGaagtacagaaaaaatttatgatggcCACCACATCAATAAAGGAGAGTGCACTAAGAGCATCATATTTGGTGGCTAACCGCATTGCTAAAGCTAAAAAGCCATTCAATATTGGTGAAGAATTAATCTTGCCCGCCACTAAAGACATTTGCCGTGAAATAATGGGAGAAGCTGCTGTGGAAAAGATAGCACATGTGCCTTTGTCGGCTAGCACTGTGACTAGGCGCATTGAGGAAATAGCCGAAGACATTGAAAAGCAATTGTTGGAGAGGATTAATGCATCACCGTGGTACGCACTCCAGGTTGACGAATCTACAGATATTGACAGCAAGACAGTACTACTTGTTTATGTGCGATATCTATATCAGGAAGATGTGCATGAGGATTTGTTATGTGCACTATCTTTGCCAACCAACACCACAGGAGCAGAACTGTTCAAGTCACTGGGTGGTTATATATCAAAACAACTAAAATGGTCCTTTTGTGTAGGCATATGCACAGACGGAGCTGCTGCTATGACCGGACGTCTATCTGGTTTAACTGCTCGGATTAAGGAAGTTGCACCTGAGAGTGAAGCTACACATTGTCTCATTCACAGGGAAGTGCTAGCAAGCCGAAAAATGTCACCAGAATTTAACAGCGTATTGATTGATGTCGTTAAAGTTATTAACTACATCAAAGCACATGCCCTTAACTCGCGCCTGTTTGAACAGCTTTGTGAGGAGATGGACGCAGAGTACAGATGCCTTCTGTTATACACAGAAATAAGATGGTTATCCAGAGGAAAATCACTACTGAGAGTATTTGAATTGCGAGAGCCATTGCAAAGATTTCTCTTAGAAAAGAAGTCACCGCTGGCAGCACATTTCAGTGTCAAG TTGGCTGACAAAGTAGCTGCCTTTAAAGCCAAACTGGAGTTATGGGGACGACGCGTGAACAGAGGCATTTTCGACATGTTTCAGACATTAGCGGGTATTTTAGGCGAGACAGAGCCTGAAGATTCATTCTCCCAGTTGGTTCACGATCACCTGTCTTTGCTTTTAAAAGAGTTCGAGCGCTACTTCCCAACCACAAAAGACCCACGAACTGGTAAGGAATGGATCCGCGACCCATTTGCCAACAAATCGGGTGAATCTAGCTTGTCAATGCAAGAAAAAGGTTAA